The genomic interval CGTCGATCGCGATCGCGGGCAACGAAGGCATCAGCGCGTCGAGCGAGCTGTCGAGACTTCGTCGTCTGTATCCCACGATTTCCCCCTGACGTGCACATCTGACGCCACAAGGCCGCGCGTACGCTACCTTCAGCAGGACCTTTACGCTACCTTCAGCACGGACTCGACGCTACCATCAGCACGAGAAGGATCTGCAGGACACCCGGACAGGAGCGAGCCCCGCTCCACGAAGATTCCGGGCACGCACGCGTGCATCCCGGCCCGCCGTCCTCATTTCTTCGGCGGCGCTCAGTGCCGCCGCGCCGCCGCTCACCCGCCGGTGAAGCCGCCGCCCCCGGGCATGTCCTTGAAGCGCGAGTAGTGGCCCTCGAAGGCCACCGCGATGGTGCCCACGGCGCCGTTGCGGTGCTTGGCGAGGATGAGGTCGGCCTCGCCGGCGCGCTGGGACTCCTTCTCGTAGTAGTCCTCGCGGTGGATGAGCACGATCAGGTCGGCGTCCTGCTCGATCGAGCCGGACTCGCGCAGGTCGCTCATCATCGGCTTCTTGTCCTGGCGCTGCTCGCTGCCGCGGTTCAGCTGGGAGATCGCGATCACCGGGACCTCGAGCTCCTTGGCCAGCAGCTTGAGCGCACGGGAGAACTCGCTGACCTCCTGCTGCCGCGACTCCACGCGCTTGCCGGAGCTCATGAGCTGCAGGTAGTCGATGACCACGAGCTTGAGGTCGTGCTTCTGCTTGAGCCGGCGGCACTTCGCGCGGATCTCCATGAGCGACATGTTCGCGGAGTCGTCCATGAACAGCGGCGCGTTGCCGATGCGGCTCATGGCGCGCGCCATCGCCTGCCAGTCGCGGTCGTCCATCGAGCCGTCGCGCATCTTGCCCATCGGCACCTGCGCCTCGGCCGAGAGCAGACGCATGGTGATCTCGGTCTTGTCCATCTCCAGGGAGAAGATGACGCTGGTCTGGCCGTTGTGGATCGACGCCGAGCGGAGCACGTCCATGCCCAGCGTCGTCTTGCCCATCGCGGGGCGGCCGGCGAAGATGATCATCTGCCCGGGGTGCAGGCCCTGCGTGATCTCGTCGAACTCGGAGAACCCCGTGGGGATGCCGGTGACCTGGCCGCCGCGGTTCTGCGTGGCCTCGATGACGTCGATGGTGCCGCCGATGACCTCGGACAGCGGCAGGAAGTCCTCGCTCTGACCGCGCTCGGTGACCGCGTAGACCTGTGCCTGCGCCTCGTTGATGACCTCCTCGACCTCGCCGCCGTCGGCCGCGTAGCCGAGCTGGACGATGCGGGTGCCGGCCTCGACGAGGCGGCGCAGGGTCGCGCGCTCGACGACGATGTCCGCGTAGAAGCCGGCGTTCGCGGCGGTGGGGACCATGTCGATGAGGTCGGCGAGGTAGGCGCCGCCGCCCACGCGCTGCAGCTCGCCGCGCTTGGTGAGCTCGTCGGAGACGGTGACCAGGTCGGCGGGCTCGCCGCGCGAGTAGAGGTCGGTGATCGCGTCGAAGATGACCTCGTGCGCGGGGCGGTAGAAGTCCGAGCCGCGGGCCTTCTCGACGACGTCGGCGATCGCGTCCTTGGACAGCATCATCCCGCCCAGCACGCCGCGCTCGGCGGCGAGGTCCTGCGGCGGGGTCCGCTCGAGTCCGCGATCGGGGCCGGGTTCGAAGGCGTCGTTCTGGGTCACCGGGACAGTCTAGGGAAGAGGGCCGACGCCGCCCGACGGGGCTGTGGATCCACGCGGACCGCGTGTGGAGTCGCACGCCCCCTTCCCAACTCTTTGATCTTTCCACTACCGTGGGCGGCCACCGCCCGATGCCGGACGCTCGCCGTGGCGGGCGCGGGCCCGGGTCGACCCCCGCATCCGACGGAAGGACCCCTCATGGCCACCGCCACCGCACAGCGCCACTCGACCACCCGCGACCTCGGCCTGCTCGTCGCCCGCATCGTCCTGGGCGTCGTCTTCACGGCCCACGGCATCCAGAAGATCTCCGAGTGGGGACTGGACGCGACCGCGCAGAACTTCGCGGGCATGGGCGTTCCCATGCCCGAGCTCGCCGCCCCGGTCGTGGCGATCCTCGAGCTCGCCGGCGGCATCGCCCTCATCCTCGGCGTGCTCACGCCGTGGGTCGGGATCCTGCTCGCGATCGACATGCTCGTCGCGGCCCTGCTGGTCCACGTGGGCTCGGGCGTCTTCGTCGACGGCGGCGGCTGGGAGCTCGTGGGCGGCCTCGGCGCCGGCGCGCTGGCGCTGGCCGCGACCGGCTCCGGCCGCCTCTCCCTGGACCACCTCTTCGTGGGCCGGCGTTCGGGCAGGCGCTCCGCGCGCGCCTGAGACGCGCGCACGGCGCACGGGCTGAACGACCGACGGGCCGCACGACGCACGGTCCGATCGGCACCGGCTCGGCACCGGCTCGACAGGGTTTCGACACCGCTTACGGGCCGAGGGCCCATCGGTGACGACCACGGGGCACGATGGGTGCGGAGCGATCCGCGCTCCTCGTGCCCCGTCGCGTTCCAGGAGGCCCCTTCCGATGGCAGGTTCCGCACGCTCCGAGCAGCCCGGCGGGCCCGCGCCCACCGCCGCAACCACGACCGCGACCGCCCACGGGTCCGCCGCCGCTCACGGGTCCGCGTCCGCCCGCGTGGTCGTCGTGGGCGGCACGGGCACGATCGGCGCGAAGCTCGTGCGGCTGCTCGAGGCGGAGGGCCACGAGGTGGTCGTCGCCTCGCCCTCCACGGGCGTGGACACCGTGACCGGCGAGGGCCTCGAGAAGGCCCTGCGCGGCGCGGACATCGTGGTCGACACCTCGAAGCCACGGTCCTTCGCGCCCGAGGTCCTCGAGGCCTTCTTCACGACCGGGATCCGCCACCTGCTGGAGGCCGAGCGCGCCGTGGGAGTGCGCCGCCACCTCTCGCTCTCGATCGTCGGGGCCGACCGCGCGCCCGACGTGCCCTTCTACCGCGCCAAGGCCGGCATGGAGCAGATCGTCCGGGACGGCGGGATCCCCTGGACGATCCTGCACGCCACCCAGTTCTTCGAGTTCGCGCGCGGCATCGCCGAGGCGTCGGAGCGCACGGAGCGCACGGAGCACACCGAGCGCACGGACGAGCCGGACGGGACGCGCCCCGCGATCCTGCTCCCGGCGATCCAGGTCCAGCCGATCGCCGGCGACGCGGTCGCCGCGCACCTCGCCCGACTCGTCGCCCGGATCCTCGGGGCCGACGGAGTCACCACGACCCTCGGCGGCGACCTCGAGATCGCCGGGCCCGAGCGGATGCCCCTCGCCGCATTCGTGCGCACCGCCCTCGGGACCGACTCGCCGACCCTCCGCGAGTCACCCCGCGCCCCCTACTTCGGCGGTCTGATCAGCGCGGACACCCTCCTGCCGAGCCCGTCGGCCCGCCTGATCGGCCCCTCTCTGAGCGAATGGACGAGCACGGACCGCGGCGTCTGCTAGGTCACGAGGAGCGCGCACGGGTTTGTGCCCGGCGCGCAGCGGCGGCACGATGGCGGCCCGTGAATGCCACCCAGCCCCCGGACCGCACCGAGGCGGTCCCCTCCGCAGCATCCGGCGATCCCGCCGCCCCGCACCACGGGGGCCGCACGTTCTTCGGACAGCCCTGGCCGCTGATGAACCTGTTCAGCCTCGAGATGTGGGAGCGGTTCAGCTTCTACGGCATGCAGGGGATCCTCGCGATCTACATGTACTTCGCGATGACCCAGGGCGGTCTCGGGATCGACCAGGGCGTCGCGACCTCGATCGTCGGGGCCTACGGCGGCGCCGTGTACGTGTTCTGCATCGTCGGCGCGCTGGTCTCCGACCGGCTCATCGGCCCGCAGCGCACCCTGTTCGCGAGCGCCGTCCTGATCATGCTCGGCCACATCTCCCTGGCGCTGCTTCCGGGAGTCCCGGGCCTGGTCACGGGCCTCCTGTGCGTCGCGATCGGCTCCGGCGGACTCAAGGCCACCGCCGCGACGCTCGTCGGCTCGCTCTACGCGGTCGACGACCCCAAGCGCGACGCCGGCTTCTCGCTCTACTACATGGGCGTGAACATCGGCGGCCTGCTCGGACCGCTCGTGACCGGCTTCCTCCAGCAGAACTGGGGCTTCCACCTGGGCTTCGGCGCCGCCGCGGTGGGCATGGCCGTCGGCCTGGTCTGGTACGTCCTCACCCGCGACTCCCTGCCCGCGAACGCGAACCGCGTGCCCGACCCGCTTCCCCGCTCCCGGTTCGTCCTGTGGGGCGTCATCGCCGTGGTCGCCGTGCTGCTCGTCGTGATCCTGGTGCTCGCCGGCGTGATCAACCCCGGCAACCTCGCGAACATCGTGGTGGGGATCTCCGTGGTCGCCGCGATCATCATCTTCGCGATCATGCTGACCAGCTCCAAGATCACCGCGACCGAGCGCTCGCGCGTCCTCGCCTTCATCCCGATGTTCATCGGCACCGCCGCGTTCTTCGCGCTCTTCCAGCAGCAGTTCACGGTGCTCGTCGTCTACGCCGACGAGCGGCTGAACCGCAGCATCTTCGGCTGGGAGATGCCGATCTCCTGGCCGCAGTCCTTCAACCCGCTGTTCATCCTGCTGCTCGCGCCCGTGTTCGCCGCGCTGTGGACGAAGCTCGGCCGCCGCCAGCCCGGGACACCGGTGAAGTTCGCGATCGGCATCCTGCTGGTCGGCGTCGCCTTCCTGCTGTTCGTGCCGATGGCGCCTGTCGCGGGCGTGCCGGTGCTGTGGGTCGCGCTGATCCTGCTGGTCGCGACGTTCGGCGAGCTCTCGATCTCGCCCGTCGGCCTCTCCCTCGCGACCCGGCTCGCGCCCGCCGCGTTCCCGGTGATGATGATGGCGCTGTACAACCTGGCCGTCGCGCTCGGCACCGCCCTGTCCGGCTCGCTGTCCACGCTGTACTCGGTGGACCACGAGGTCGCCTACTTCGGCATCACCGGCCTGGTCACCATCGCTGTCGGCCTGATCATGCTCGCGATCGCGAAGCCCGTCACCCGCGGCATGGCCGGGGTGCACTGAGCCGACCACCGGCCCGCGGGCACCTGAGGCGCCCGCGGGTCGAGCGACCCGCGGT from Brachybacterium kimchii carries:
- the dnaB gene encoding replicative DNA helicase translates to MTQNDAFEPGPDRGLERTPPQDLAAERGVLGGMMLSKDAIADVVEKARGSDFYRPAHEVIFDAITDLYSRGEPADLVTVSDELTKRGELQRVGGGAYLADLIDMVPTAANAGFYADIVVERATLRRLVEAGTRIVQLGYAADGGEVEEVINEAQAQVYAVTERGQSEDFLPLSEVIGGTIDVIEATQNRGGQVTGIPTGFSEFDEITQGLHPGQMIIFAGRPAMGKTTLGMDVLRSASIHNGQTSVIFSLEMDKTEITMRLLSAEAQVPMGKMRDGSMDDRDWQAMARAMSRIGNAPLFMDDSANMSLMEIRAKCRRLKQKHDLKLVVIDYLQLMSSGKRVESRQQEVSEFSRALKLLAKELEVPVIAISQLNRGSEQRQDKKPMMSDLRESGSIEQDADLIVLIHREDYYEKESQRAGEADLILAKHRNGAVGTIAVAFEGHYSRFKDMPGGGGFTGG
- a CDS encoding DoxX family protein, producing the protein MATATAQRHSTTRDLGLLVARIVLGVVFTAHGIQKISEWGLDATAQNFAGMGVPMPELAAPVVAILELAGGIALILGVLTPWVGILLAIDMLVAALLVHVGSGVFVDGGGWELVGGLGAGALALAATGSGRLSLDHLFVGRRSGRRSARA
- a CDS encoding SDR family oxidoreductase — translated: MAGSARSEQPGGPAPTAATTTATAHGSAAAHGSASARVVVVGGTGTIGAKLVRLLEAEGHEVVVASPSTGVDTVTGEGLEKALRGADIVVDTSKPRSFAPEVLEAFFTTGIRHLLEAERAVGVRRHLSLSIVGADRAPDVPFYRAKAGMEQIVRDGGIPWTILHATQFFEFARGIAEASERTERTEHTERTDEPDGTRPAILLPAIQVQPIAGDAVAAHLARLVARILGADGVTTTLGGDLEIAGPERMPLAAFVRTALGTDSPTLRESPRAPYFGGLISADTLLPSPSARLIGPSLSEWTSTDRGVC
- a CDS encoding peptide MFS transporter, which translates into the protein MNATQPPDRTEAVPSAASGDPAAPHHGGRTFFGQPWPLMNLFSLEMWERFSFYGMQGILAIYMYFAMTQGGLGIDQGVATSIVGAYGGAVYVFCIVGALVSDRLIGPQRTLFASAVLIMLGHISLALLPGVPGLVTGLLCVAIGSGGLKATAATLVGSLYAVDDPKRDAGFSLYYMGVNIGGLLGPLVTGFLQQNWGFHLGFGAAAVGMAVGLVWYVLTRDSLPANANRVPDPLPRSRFVLWGVIAVVAVLLVVILVLAGVINPGNLANIVVGISVVAAIIIFAIMLTSSKITATERSRVLAFIPMFIGTAAFFALFQQQFTVLVVYADERLNRSIFGWEMPISWPQSFNPLFILLLAPVFAALWTKLGRRQPGTPVKFAIGILLVGVAFLLFVPMAPVAGVPVLWVALILLVATFGELSISPVGLSLATRLAPAAFPVMMMALYNLAVALGTALSGSLSTLYSVDHEVAYFGITGLVTIAVGLIMLAIAKPVTRGMAGVH